In Streptomyces dangxiongensis, one DNA window encodes the following:
- the argC gene encoding N-acetyl-gamma-glutamyl-phosphate reductase produces MADTLAPQRIRVAVIGASGYTGGEVIRLLLEHPHVDLAFLSAERAAGAAVGSVHPWLRNHPRAAGLTFRPLAELADTDPVDIAFGCLPTGTLPERLPLIAQRAERVLNLGGDFRLRDTGDIRRHYPDTAAHPPQEDFAYYVPELSPAVPEGRFVNLPGCMAVTTVYALYPLFAHDEPLVTGRVIVDAKTGSTGGGRGSGEPPAERTGNFRVHKLHGHRHAPEIRQALADFTGTAVDLRFSTHSLDVARGIMITAYSELRDGVTALDVKRAYAKAYVGRPFVRVRPAPKAPQDFPMLKAVVGSNVAEVAIAVRDGQCVTVAALDNLIKGAAGQAVQAMNLISGFPESAGLPTTAVSP; encoded by the coding sequence TTGGCTGACACGCTCGCGCCCCAGAGGATCCGCGTCGCCGTCATCGGCGCCAGCGGCTACACCGGCGGCGAGGTGATCCGCCTGCTGCTCGAACACCCCCACGTCGACCTGGCGTTCCTGTCGGCGGAGCGCGCCGCGGGCGCCGCCGTCGGCAGCGTCCACCCCTGGCTGCGCAACCATCCGCGGGCGGCCGGCCTCACCTTCCGCCCGCTCGCCGAGCTGGCGGACACCGACCCCGTCGACATCGCCTTCGGCTGCCTGCCGACCGGCACGCTGCCCGAGCGGCTGCCGCTGATCGCCCAGCGCGCCGAGCGGGTGCTGAACCTCGGCGGCGACTTCCGGCTGCGGGACACCGGCGACATCCGCCGGCACTACCCGGACACCGCCGCCCACCCGCCGCAGGAGGACTTCGCCTACTACGTACCCGAGCTGAGCCCCGCCGTCCCCGAAGGCCGCTTCGTCAACCTGCCCGGGTGCATGGCCGTCACCACCGTCTACGCCCTCTACCCGCTGTTCGCCCACGACGAGCCGCTGGTCACCGGCCGCGTGATCGTCGACGCCAAGACCGGCTCCACCGGCGGCGGACGCGGCAGCGGCGAACCGCCGGCCGAACGCACCGGCAACTTCCGCGTGCACAAGCTGCACGGCCACCGGCACGCCCCGGAGATCCGGCAGGCCCTCGCCGACTTCACGGGCACCGCGGTCGACCTGCGCTTCTCCACGCACAGCCTCGACGTGGCACGCGGCATCATGATCACCGCCTACAGCGAACTGCGCGACGGGGTCACGGCGCTGGACGTCAAGCGCGCCTACGCCAAGGCGTACGTCGGCCGGCCGTTCGTACGGGTGCGTCCCGCGCCCAAGGCACCGCAGGATTTCCCGATGCTCAAGGCCGTCGTCGGCTCCAACGTCGCCGAGGTCGCCATCGCCGTCCGGGACGGCCAGTGCGTCACCGTCGCCGCCCTCGACAACCTGATCAAGGGCGCCGCCGGGCAGGCCGTGCAGGCCATGAACCTGATCTCCGGCTTCCCCGAGTCGGCCGGACTGCCCACCACGGCGGTGTCGCCATGA
- a CDS encoding DegT/DnrJ/EryC1/StrS family aminotransferase, producing MITDFPAAPLPLPDAAAVEEELAALGGGEMIPKALRRTLFPVITKEDVFNLMLAQRQAPEKVVADFADAYRAYVGAAHALPTASGTSSLHMALVGAGVRPGDEVIVPAFTFIATAQAVVAAHAVPVFVDIDPVTYCMDPAAAAAAITDRTRALMPVHVHGLPADVPALRALADRHGIALVEDASHAHSAKIGERVAGSFGDAAGQSLMADKNFPLGGEGGIAFFATGEAYERATAYLERHGIDYGMSWVAAAFGSSQLRRLPYYDQVRARNAALLGEALDGTGLFAPPHVPDGHVHAYNMYRITLRPEAVGLDDLPVFAVKEAAHELLVAEGVPAREWQNTPIPCHLPFRHRDGFGGGYPFTLNPAAVRDHRPQDFPVTLGMLDSTLVLCRELRSPVEYERILRYADAFRKVARRPDAIRKLVETREYRRPYEKAARLG from the coding sequence ATGATCACCGACTTTCCCGCGGCCCCGCTGCCGCTTCCCGACGCCGCCGCCGTCGAGGAGGAACTCGCCGCCCTCGGCGGGGGCGAGATGATCCCCAAGGCGCTGCGCCGAACGCTCTTCCCGGTCATCACCAAGGAAGACGTCTTCAACCTGATGCTCGCCCAGCGGCAGGCCCCGGAGAAGGTCGTCGCCGACTTCGCCGACGCCTACCGGGCGTACGTCGGCGCCGCCCACGCCCTGCCCACCGCCAGCGGCACCTCCAGCCTGCACATGGCCCTCGTCGGCGCGGGCGTCCGGCCCGGCGACGAGGTGATCGTCCCGGCGTTCACCTTCATCGCCACCGCACAGGCCGTCGTCGCCGCCCACGCCGTCCCGGTGTTCGTCGACATCGACCCGGTCACCTACTGCATGGACCCCGCGGCGGCGGCCGCCGCGATCACCGACCGCACCCGCGCCCTGATGCCGGTGCACGTCCACGGCCTGCCCGCCGACGTGCCCGCCCTGCGCGCCCTCGCGGACCGCCACGGCATCGCCCTGGTGGAGGACGCCTCGCACGCCCACTCCGCGAAGATCGGCGAGCGGGTCGCCGGGTCCTTCGGCGACGCGGCCGGACAGAGCCTGATGGCCGACAAGAACTTCCCGCTCGGCGGCGAGGGCGGCATCGCCTTCTTCGCCACCGGGGAGGCGTACGAGCGCGCCACCGCCTACCTGGAGCGGCACGGCATCGACTACGGCATGTCCTGGGTCGCCGCCGCCTTCGGCAGCAGCCAGTTGCGGCGCCTGCCGTACTACGACCAGGTGCGCGCCCGCAACGCCGCCCTGCTCGGCGAGGCCCTCGACGGCACCGGCCTGTTCGCGCCGCCGCACGTGCCCGACGGCCACGTCCACGCCTACAACATGTACCGGATCACCCTGCGCCCCGAGGCCGTCGGACTGGACGACCTGCCGGTGTTCGCGGTGAAGGAGGCGGCGCACGAACTGCTCGTCGCCGAGGGCGTACCGGCCCGCGAGTGGCAGAACACACCGATCCCGTGCCACCTGCCGTTCCGGCACCGCGACGGTTTCGGGGGCGGCTACCCGTTCACGCTCAACCCGGCCGCCGTACGCGACCACCGCCCGCAGGACTTCCCGGTCACGCTGGGCATGCTCGACTCCACCCTGGTGCTCTGCCGCGAGCTGCGCTCCCCGGTCGAGTACGAGCGCATCCTGCGCTACGCCGACGCCTTCCGGAAGGTCGCCCGCCGGCCCGACGCGATCCGCAAGCTCGTCGAGACGCGCGAGTACCGGCGCCCGTACGAGAAGGCGGCCCGCCTTGGCTGA
- a CDS encoding thiamine pyrophosphate-dependent enzyme, producing the protein MTAVTERPVTLRADLATLAERAVAARRLVVDMAASPRGCHLGGSLSVLDILLAALDRAAAGDGTEVVLSKGHAAAGLYAALHVSGVLPDDPAPRYGLAGEPYTGHPGPGVPGVRFPTGSLGHGVPYAAGWALARRIGGQGGLGIAVAGDGELQEGLVWETCQVAAARELGNLVLVVDVNGGQNDGLVADISPLPRLAERFAAFGFDVVEVDGHDLAALTEVFADDRRAERRPLAVLARTVKGKGVPAVEGRAGSHYVTIDAARAAKWKRAIR; encoded by the coding sequence ATGACCGCCGTGACCGAGCGGCCCGTCACCCTCCGGGCCGATCTCGCCACCCTCGCCGAACGGGCCGTGGCGGCTCGCCGTCTCGTCGTCGACATGGCGGCGAGCCCGCGCGGCTGCCACCTCGGCGGCAGCCTGTCCGTGCTGGACATCCTCCTCGCGGCCCTGGACCGGGCCGCCGCCGGCGACGGCACGGAGGTCGTGCTCAGCAAGGGCCACGCCGCCGCCGGACTGTACGCGGCGCTGCACGTCAGCGGCGTCCTGCCGGACGATCCGGCCCCGCGCTACGGCCTGGCGGGCGAGCCGTACACCGGGCACCCCGGACCCGGGGTGCCGGGCGTCCGGTTCCCGACCGGCAGCCTCGGCCACGGCGTTCCCTACGCCGCGGGGTGGGCGCTCGCCCGGCGGATCGGCGGCCAGGGGGGACTCGGCATCGCCGTGGCGGGCGACGGCGAGCTGCAGGAGGGCCTGGTCTGGGAGACCTGCCAGGTCGCCGCCGCCCGGGAGCTGGGCAACCTCGTCCTCGTCGTGGACGTCAACGGCGGGCAGAACGACGGGCTCGTGGCGGACATCTCGCCGCTGCCCCGGCTCGCCGAGCGGTTCGCCGCCTTCGGGTTCGACGTGGTGGAGGTGGACGGGCACGACCTCGCGGCGCTGACCGAGGTGTTCGCCGACGACCGCCGGGCCGAGCGCCGGCCGCTGGCCGTCCTCGCCCGGACCGTCAAGGGCAAGGGCGTACCGGCCGTGGAGGGCCGGGCGGGCTCCCACTACGTGACCATCGACGCCGCCCGCGCCGCCAAGTGGAAGCGAGCCATCCGATGA
- a CDS encoding lysine biosynthesis protein LysW codes for MSLAVMAPKCLVCDTEFEVQEDWEKGEITECTACGQEHEVVEKSDSAVRLDLAPEVEEDWGE; via the coding sequence ATGAGCCTTGCTGTAATGGCCCCGAAGTGCCTCGTGTGCGATACCGAATTCGAGGTGCAGGAGGACTGGGAGAAGGGCGAGATCACCGAGTGCACCGCCTGCGGGCAGGAACACGAGGTGGTCGAGAAGTCCGACTCCGCGGTACGTCTCGACCTCGCTCCCGAGGTGGAAGAGGACTGGGGCGAGTGA
- a CDS encoding helix-turn-helix transcriptional regulator, whose amino-acid sequence MCSKTDIGEGDGQTELCREGAEFYRSAVRSGRAVRERVPDCLLALGLLTPAVGDPQTLVPVPPEVATAALTRPLEQGILEKQQALTAVRTTMSQVEGVYRDLRQKDAGVVQRLTGASLISAAVDEAARSAAREVLTAHPGGGRPEHMLARSLPLALEAQRRGVLQRRLYQHTVRAHGPTLDYIKAVTAVGVEVRTVDEVFDRLLIYDRSVAFIPDMEKEHRDHALRITDPGVVHFLVSIFEHAWERGDPIVYEQDQQRPRLLTDETRLRVLRLMVDGYTDAAIAGRLGMSTRSVATHLKKVSDLLGSKSRAQLAYLTAQSGLLDEPEPGMSAGRDDS is encoded by the coding sequence GTGTGCAGCAAAACGGACATAGGTGAGGGTGACGGCCAAACAGAACTCTGCCGCGAGGGCGCGGAGTTCTACCGGAGCGCCGTACGGTCCGGAAGAGCCGTACGGGAGCGCGTCCCGGACTGTCTGCTCGCGCTCGGCCTGCTGACGCCCGCGGTGGGCGATCCGCAGACACTGGTACCCGTCCCGCCCGAGGTGGCCACGGCCGCCCTGACCCGTCCCCTGGAACAGGGGATCCTGGAGAAGCAGCAAGCCCTGACCGCCGTCCGTACGACGATGTCACAGGTGGAGGGCGTCTACCGTGATCTGCGTCAGAAGGACGCCGGCGTGGTGCAGCGGCTCACCGGCGCGTCACTGATCAGCGCGGCGGTGGACGAGGCGGCCCGGTCGGCCGCACGCGAGGTGCTGACCGCGCATCCCGGCGGCGGCAGGCCCGAACACATGCTCGCCAGATCCCTGCCGCTCGCCCTCGAGGCCCAGCGCAGGGGCGTGCTCCAGCGCCGCCTCTACCAGCACACCGTGCGGGCCCACGGCCCGACGCTCGACTACATCAAGGCCGTCACCGCCGTCGGGGTGGAGGTACGCACCGTGGACGAGGTGTTCGACCGTTTACTCATCTACGACCGCTCGGTGGCGTTCATCCCCGACATGGAGAAGGAGCACCGCGACCACGCCCTGCGGATCACCGATCCGGGTGTGGTGCACTTCCTCGTCTCGATCTTCGAGCACGCCTGGGAGCGGGGCGATCCGATCGTCTACGAGCAGGACCAGCAGCGCCCCAGGCTGCTCACCGACGAGACCCGGCTGCGGGTGCTGCGCCTCATGGTCGACGGTTACACGGACGCCGCCATCGCCGGCCGGCTCGGCATGAGCACCCGCAGCGTGGCCACCCATCTGAAGAAGGTGTCGGACCTGCTCGGCAGCAAGAGCCGGGCCCAGCTCGCCTATCTGACCGCCCAGAGCGGCCTCCTGGACGAACCGGAACCCGGCATGTCCGCCGGGCGGGACGATAGCTGA
- a CDS encoding PLP-dependent aminotransferase family protein, whose amino-acid sequence MELFDTATVLTRVLTSGVVMSIEKSDRELPGLERLLTKRTGRAKAVLLNSRTGALHAAVAGQGIGHGGTAVVADIDDAGRAFLDWLGVTVTADGGPVTYDHVALDPQNADRLPELAARATAPALVVDLTGLGFGPAAAVLTDDELIWARAERLKIFGAHDLRTMWTQEEADLSLVPGVQFNYRLSPLVAACARMALTQAARPAAPSGARS is encoded by the coding sequence ATGGAACTGTTCGACACCGCCACGGTGCTCACCCGCGTCCTCACCTCGGGCGTGGTCATGAGCATCGAGAAGAGCGACCGGGAACTGCCCGGTCTGGAACGGCTGCTGACCAAGCGGACCGGGCGTGCCAAGGCCGTCCTCCTCAACAGCCGCACCGGCGCCCTGCACGCCGCCGTGGCCGGCCAGGGCATCGGGCACGGCGGCACCGCCGTCGTCGCGGACATCGACGACGCCGGCCGGGCGTTCCTCGACTGGCTCGGCGTCACCGTCACGGCCGACGGGGGCCCGGTGACGTACGACCACGTGGCCCTCGACCCTCAGAACGCCGACCGCCTGCCCGAACTGGCCGCCCGCGCCACCGCCCCCGCGCTGGTGGTGGACCTCACCGGCCTCGGCTTCGGGCCGGCCGCCGCCGTGCTGACCGACGACGAGCTGATCTGGGCCCGCGCCGAGCGGCTGAAGATCTTCGGCGCCCACGACCTGCGGACCATGTGGACGCAGGAGGAGGCCGACCTCTCCCTGGTGCCCGGCGTCCAGTTCAACTACCGGCTCAGCCCGCTCGTGGCCGCCTGCGCGCGGATGGCCCTGACCCAGGCGGCCCGCCCCGCCGCCCCCTCCGGAGCCCGCTCATGA
- a CDS encoding M20/M25/M40 family metallo-hydrolase, whose protein sequence is MTRPLYVVKAGSATLDHGIVLKEIADLVARGARVLMIAGGATGIERHYTAIGRPMPRLRLAGGDEVRYCPPEEMPHLVDAYERVTLPAVEQGLRDLGLNAFTAVAARGGLVTGRANRPLKALSAEDRPVVVRDHRAGLPTEADTVRLTALLEAYDVVCLSPPVADAAGGAPLNVDADVLAAVLAVALDADHLRLVTGTAGLLTDPADPASTLSDAYPGDAARYAGGRMRQKVRAAEIALEGGSADVAITGPHTMGDLTGWTRFWRTRQPTADLTLLTRVVGVPSVSGDEAELAAYLAEWCRERGMEAHVDAVGNLVAARGRGSRRLLLLGHLDTVPHRWPAAWRGEELWGRGSVDAKASLAAFLEVLAHADIPEDGRLVVVGAVEEEISSSKGAFHARDHYPADAVVIGEPSGAHKLTLGYFGLFKLRVTAAVTTGHSAGLDAVSAPDRLIGALADIRAGVLAAAPDALSAVIEVGSESGRQHSRGTGILNFRVPPGADLDALRAAALAHTGDGVTVEVLRATPGYAGGRSGPLVKVFTRAFADAGIRPRFVVKKGTSDMNTLATTWHDVPMVAYGPGDSALDHTDEERIGAMEYRTARSLLADAVNRWFSLPEGSRR, encoded by the coding sequence ATGACCCGTCCCCTGTACGTCGTCAAGGCGGGCAGCGCCACCCTCGACCACGGCATCGTGCTCAAGGAGATCGCGGACCTGGTGGCCCGCGGCGCCCGGGTGCTCATGATCGCCGGCGGCGCCACCGGCATCGAACGGCACTACACCGCGATCGGCCGCCCGATGCCCAGGCTCCGGCTCGCAGGCGGCGACGAGGTGCGCTACTGCCCGCCCGAGGAGATGCCCCACCTGGTCGACGCCTACGAGCGGGTCACCCTGCCCGCCGTCGAGCAGGGCCTGAGGGACCTCGGGCTGAACGCCTTCACGGCCGTCGCCGCCCGCGGCGGGCTGGTCACCGGCCGGGCCAACCGCCCGCTGAAGGCCCTGAGCGCCGAGGACCGGCCCGTCGTGGTCCGCGACCACCGCGCCGGCCTGCCCACCGAGGCCGACACCGTACGGCTGACGGCCCTGCTGGAGGCGTACGACGTCGTCTGCCTGTCCCCGCCGGTCGCCGACGCGGCGGGCGGCGCCCCGCTGAACGTCGACGCCGACGTGCTGGCCGCGGTCCTCGCAGTCGCCCTGGACGCCGACCACCTGCGCCTGGTCACCGGTACCGCCGGACTGCTCACCGACCCGGCCGACCCGGCCTCGACGCTGTCCGACGCCTACCCCGGCGACGCGGCGCGCTACGCCGGGGGCAGGATGCGGCAGAAGGTCCGGGCCGCCGAGATCGCCCTGGAGGGCGGCAGCGCGGACGTGGCCATCACCGGCCCGCACACCATGGGCGACCTCACCGGCTGGACCCGTTTCTGGCGCACCCGGCAGCCCACCGCCGACCTCACCCTGCTCACCCGGGTCGTCGGCGTCCCGTCCGTCTCCGGCGACGAGGCCGAACTCGCCGCCTACCTGGCCGAATGGTGCCGGGAGCGCGGCATGGAGGCCCACGTCGACGCGGTCGGCAACCTGGTCGCCGCCCGGGGCCGCGGCTCCCGCCGGCTGCTGCTCCTCGGCCACCTCGACACGGTCCCGCACCGGTGGCCCGCCGCCTGGCGCGGGGAGGAGCTGTGGGGGCGGGGCAGTGTCGACGCCAAGGCCAGCCTCGCCGCGTTCCTGGAGGTACTCGCGCACGCCGACATCCCCGAGGACGGCCGGCTCGTCGTGGTCGGCGCCGTCGAGGAGGAGATCTCCTCCTCCAAGGGCGCCTTCCACGCCCGCGACCACTACCCGGCGGACGCGGTCGTCATCGGCGAACCCAGCGGCGCGCACAAGCTGACCCTCGGCTACTTCGGGCTGTTCAAGCTGAGGGTGACGGCCGCCGTGACCACCGGCCACTCGGCCGGCCTGGACGCGGTGTCCGCACCGGACCGCCTCATCGGCGCCCTGGCCGACATCCGCGCCGGCGTCCTGGCCGCCGCACCGGACGCGCTCAGCGCCGTCATCGAGGTCGGCAGCGAGAGCGGACGGCAGCACAGCCGGGGCACCGGCATCCTCAACTTCCGTGTGCCGCCCGGCGCCGACCTGGACGCGCTGCGCGCCGCCGCGCTCGCCCACACCGGCGACGGCGTCACCGTCGAGGTGCTGCGTGCCACGCCCGGCTACGCCGGCGGTCGATCCGGACCCCTGGTGAAGGTCTTCACCCGGGCCTTCGCCGACGCCGGGATCCGTCCCCGGTTCGTGGTGAAGAAGGGCACCTCCGACATGAACACCCTGGCCACGACCTGGCACGACGTGCCGATGGTGGCGTACGGACCGGGCGACTCCGCCCTCGACCACACCGACGAGGAGCGCATCGGCGCCATGGAGTACCGCACCGCCCGCTCGTTGCTCGCCGACGCGGTCAACCGCTGGTTCTCGCTGCCCGAGGGGAGCCGTCGATGA
- a CDS encoding esterase-like activity of phytase family protein codes for MRPRTVLASLAAGLAAATCLTAGPAAADTPPGHACSPRVQLDRFSDALDRTTYDGTFVGNLSALAVDRDGSLAALEDRSSLLRLDARTLRPESVVRLADETGAGLDSEGLAVDADGTRLITSETEPSVRRYSRDGRILDRLPVPAPLRTAPAGRATANQTFEGLTLLPGGRTLLASMEYALSGDTAGIVRFQTWRRTAGGHFRLAAQYAYRTDAGLGVPEVRATPDGRLLVLERGFTAGVGNTVRLYLADLRHATDTSGIENLTGQDGVRPARKTLLADIAACPSLGATARQPQPDPLLDNIEGMTVTGRDRTGRLRVLLVSDDNQNAAQTTRV; via the coding sequence ATGCGCCCGAGAACCGTACTCGCCTCTCTCGCCGCCGGCCTGGCGGCGGCCACCTGCCTCACCGCGGGACCGGCCGCCGCCGACACGCCACCCGGCCATGCCTGTTCACCCCGCGTCCAGCTCGACCGCTTCTCCGACGCGCTCGACAGGACGACGTACGACGGCACGTTCGTCGGCAACCTGTCCGCCCTCGCCGTGGACCGGGACGGCTCGCTCGCGGCGCTGGAGGACCGCTCGTCCCTGCTCCGCCTGGACGCCCGTACCCTGCGGCCCGAGTCGGTCGTCCGCCTCGCCGACGAGACGGGCGCCGGCCTCGACTCCGAGGGCCTCGCCGTCGACGCCGACGGCACCCGGCTGATCACCTCCGAGACCGAGCCGTCCGTGCGCCGCTACTCCCGTGACGGGCGGATCCTCGACCGGCTCCCGGTGCCGGCCCCCCTGCGCACCGCCCCGGCCGGCCGCGCCACCGCCAACCAGACCTTCGAGGGCCTGACGCTGCTGCCCGGCGGCCGGACCTTGCTGGCCTCCATGGAGTACGCGCTCTCGGGCGACACCGCCGGCATCGTCCGCTTCCAGACCTGGCGCCGCACCGCGGGCGGCCACTTCCGGCTCGCCGCCCAGTACGCCTACCGCACCGACGCCGGTCTCGGCGTTCCCGAGGTCCGGGCCACCCCCGACGGCCGCCTCCTCGTCCTGGAGCGCGGTTTCACCGCCGGCGTGGGCAACACGGTCCGCCTCTACCTGGCCGACCTGCGCCACGCCACGGACACGAGCGGCATCGAGAACCTGACCGGCCAGGACGGTGTCCGCCCGGCCCGCAAGACCCTGCTGGCCGACATCGCCGCCTGCCCGTCCCTGGGTGCGACGGCCAGGCAGCCCCAGCCCGATCCGCTGCTGGACAACATCGAGGGCATGACGGTCACGGGCCGGGACCGCACGGGCCGCCTGCGGGTCCTCCTGGTCAGCGACGACAACCAGAACGCCGCCCAGACCACCCGCGTCTAA
- a CDS encoding RimK family alpha-L-glutamate ligase, whose translation MTDADQILLSVTMLRPEEKLLLGALRAQGLAARPLLLEDLSAVVAGEAGMASLALIRNLSHREAISVSRRLEHAGVTTLNRAAAIETCNDKGLQALLFARYGIPHPATRHAFSYDQVRTRVAELGLPAVVKPVSGSWGRGVTKMANAECVEAWAGGRESADASGKLFPVVVQEYVDKPGHDLRVVVVGSSPVVAIQRVSDDWRTNTHLGAEVRRIEVSPEIEKLCGQVVDVLGPGFYGVDLVEDRATGDLLVLEVNANPEFARSSARHGVDVAGLLAAYVAEQLAAAAV comes from the coding sequence GTGACGGACGCCGACCAGATCCTGCTCTCGGTCACGATGCTGCGTCCCGAGGAGAAACTCCTCCTCGGGGCGCTGCGCGCCCAGGGGCTCGCGGCGCGTCCGCTGCTCCTGGAGGACCTCTCCGCGGTCGTGGCGGGAGAGGCCGGCATGGCCTCCCTCGCCCTGATCAGGAATCTGTCCCACCGGGAGGCGATCAGCGTCTCCCGCCGGCTGGAACACGCCGGCGTCACCACCCTGAACAGGGCCGCGGCCATCGAGACCTGCAACGACAAGGGCCTCCAGGCCCTGCTCTTCGCCCGGTACGGCATCCCGCACCCCGCCACCCGGCACGCCTTCAGCTACGACCAGGTCCGCACGCGCGTCGCGGAGCTGGGCCTGCCCGCCGTCGTCAAGCCGGTCAGCGGGTCGTGGGGACGCGGGGTGACCAAGATGGCGAACGCCGAGTGCGTGGAGGCGTGGGCCGGCGGCCGTGAATCGGCGGACGCCTCGGGCAAGCTGTTCCCCGTCGTCGTCCAGGAGTACGTCGACAAGCCGGGCCACGACCTGCGGGTGGTGGTCGTCGGGAGCAGCCCCGTGGTGGCGATCCAGCGGGTCTCGGACGACTGGCGCACCAACACCCACCTGGGCGCCGAGGTCCGGCGCATCGAGGTCAGCCCCGAGATCGAGAAGCTCTGCGGGCAGGTCGTCGACGTCCTCGGCCCCGGCTTCTACGGCGTGGACCTGGTCGAGGACCGGGCCACCGGGGACCTGCTCGTGCTCGAAGTCAACGCCAATCCCGAGTTCGCCCGCTCCTCCGCCCGGCACGGCGTGGACGTCGCGGGCCTGCTCGCCGCGTACGTCGCGGAGCAGCTCGCCGCCGCGGCCGTATGA
- a CDS encoding serine hydrolase, protein MTHRISGRAGALATALGATLLVGTTALPAAAAPTATVSCTSAKAGLADKLEKDITAALANREGTVAVGLYDRSTGTTCTLNATTAFDSASSVKVTVLAALLWDAKKHDRYLTDTETALATAMITESDNDATSKLWKQLGVTKIKGFLTAAGMTKTVPGADGYWGLTQENVTDEQKLLKLVTAKNSVLSDNARAYILKLMGQVVADQRWGTPAGAPSSVSVHVKNGWLQRSTHGWRVHSLGTFNGAGHDYMITVLTQDDSTMDYGVTTIQNVARAIHKDLVPATSGVTRYTPTSQPREALVAVPPRS, encoded by the coding sequence ATGACCCACCGGATATCCGGCCGAGCCGGCGCGCTCGCGACCGCTCTCGGTGCCACGCTGCTCGTCGGCACCACCGCCCTTCCGGCCGCGGCGGCACCCACGGCCACCGTCAGTTGTACGTCCGCCAAGGCGGGTCTGGCCGACAAGTTGGAGAAGGACATCACGGCCGCCCTCGCGAACCGCGAGGGCACCGTCGCCGTCGGCCTGTACGACCGCTCCACCGGCACCACCTGCACGCTGAACGCCACCACCGCCTTCGACTCGGCCAGCAGCGTCAAGGTCACCGTGCTCGCCGCGCTGCTGTGGGACGCGAAGAAGCACGACCGGTACCTGACCGACACCGAGACCGCACTCGCCACGGCCATGATCACCGAGTCGGACAACGACGCGACCAGCAAGCTGTGGAAGCAGCTCGGCGTGACGAAGATCAAGGGCTTCCTGACCGCCGCCGGGATGACGAAGACCGTGCCGGGGGCGGACGGTTACTGGGGTCTGACCCAGGAGAACGTCACCGACGAGCAGAAGCTGCTCAAACTGGTCACCGCGAAGAACAGCGTGCTGAGCGACAACGCCCGCGCCTACATCCTGAAGCTGATGGGCCAGGTCGTCGCGGACCAGCGCTGGGGCACTCCGGCCGGGGCGCCGTCGTCCGTCTCCGTGCACGTCAAGAACGGCTGGCTGCAGCGCTCCACGCACGGCTGGCGCGTGCACAGCCTGGGCACCTTCAACGGCGCCGGCCACGACTACATGATCACGGTGCTGACGCAGGACGACAGCACCATGGACTACGGCGTCACCACCATCCAGAACGTCGCCAGGGCCATCCACAAGGACCTGGTGCCGGCCACCTCCGGCGTCACCCGCTACACCCCGACCAGCCAGCCGCGCGAGGCGCTCGTCGCCGTACCGCCGCGGAGCTGA